In Saccharicrinis fermentans DSM 9555 = JCM 21142, a genomic segment contains:
- the ltrA gene encoding group II intron reverse transcriptase/maturase — translation MENRTTYIDASLLVSPSSFLTDERVREFQRKLYVRAKQDKEFKAYSLSDKMSLDYVIEESYRRVKQNYSKGTGVDKMSFADIEKYGVSKFLKELQTELRTNTYRSQAVRQVEIPKEKKGEFRMLGIPTIKDRVAQMAVKMLIEPLWEADFITTSYGFRPKRGAQDAIKQIKQNIYDGHHFIYDADLSKYFDTIPHDKLFVLLKERISDKGILDIIEQWLTAPKQLKNGKLLSSTAGTPQGGVISPLLSNIYLHAFDRIVNNSKSKFSKANIRIVRYADDFVLMGTYYYSREILAHIDSLMTRMGLTINKEKTTILHVHKKSLFFWGLSSG, via the coding sequence ATGGAAAACAGAACGACCTATATTGACGCAAGTCTATTAGTAAGTCCATCGTCATTTCTGACCGATGAAAGAGTTCGTGAATTCCAAAGGAAGCTATACGTTAGAGCCAAGCAAGACAAGGAATTTAAAGCTTATAGTTTAAGCGACAAGATGAGCTTAGACTATGTGATAGAGGAATCCTATCGTAGAGTAAAACAGAATTATTCCAAAGGCACAGGAGTTGACAAGATGTCGTTTGCAGATATTGAGAAATATGGTGTATCCAAATTCCTCAAGGAGTTGCAAACAGAACTTCGTACCAATACCTACCGAAGTCAGGCTGTTCGTCAGGTAGAAATCCCGAAGGAGAAGAAAGGTGAGTTTCGCATGTTGGGTATTCCCACCATAAAAGACAGAGTAGCACAAATGGCTGTTAAGATGCTGATTGAGCCACTTTGGGAAGCCGACTTTATTACAACTTCATATGGATTTAGACCCAAACGGGGGGCACAGGATGCAATCAAGCAAATCAAACAGAATATCTACGATGGACATCATTTCATCTATGATGCAGATTTATCGAAATACTTCGATACCATTCCTCACGATAAACTGTTTGTACTGCTTAAAGAACGCATCAGTGACAAAGGAATTCTGGATATTATCGAACAGTGGTTAACAGCCCCAAAACAATTAAAGAACGGAAAGTTGTTGTCTAGTACAGCAGGTACGCCGCAAGGAGGGGTTATTAGTCCATTGTTATCGAATATTTACCTACATGCTTTTGACCGAATAGTCAATAATTCAAAGAGTAAATTCTCCAAAGCAAACATACGAATTGTGCGTTATGCCGATGACTTTGTGCTTATGGGAACTTACTATTACAGCAGAGAAATATTAGCACATATCGATTCATTAATGACACGGATGGGGCTTACCATCAATAAGGAAAAGACAACTATTTTGCATGTGCATAAGAAAAGCCTATTCTTTTGGGGTTTGAGTTCAGGGTAA
- a CDS encoding AraC family transcriptional regulator encodes MTETEEQIQADYRNRINRVFKFIDENLDADLSLKTVSKIAFFSPFHFHRVFKLVTGETLNEYVTRRKIEKSSLDLLHKKITTTELAHRFGFSDNSSFSRTFKKYFGISPTEFKKQNPNRHSKIRQLESKNGQDYPEYEKYICIIENLKNWIKMNANIEIKEMPKMELAYVSSIGPQNLEKAYGKLMQWATLKGLMNDQTKMVTIYHDSFKVTQADKVRMSACILLNKPTETKGEIGTTSIENGKCIVGNFEIGLNEFEKSWTGLFLWMNENGYKKADREPFEIYHNNFNEHPESKAIVDFCIPIE; translated from the coding sequence ATGACCGAAACAGAAGAACAAATACAAGCAGATTATCGAAATCGTATCAACCGAGTTTTTAAGTTTATTGATGAAAACTTGGATGCGGACTTATCGTTAAAGACTGTTTCCAAAATTGCTTTTTTCTCACCTTTTCATTTTCATAGAGTTTTCAAACTTGTAACAGGCGAAACCCTAAATGAATATGTAACAAGACGAAAAATCGAGAAATCATCTTTGGACTTGTTGCACAAGAAAATAACTACAACAGAATTAGCACATAGATTTGGATTTAGTGATAATTCTTCCTTTTCTCGAACCTTCAAAAAATATTTCGGAATTAGCCCGACCGAATTCAAAAAGCAAAATCCGAACAGACATAGCAAGATACGTCAACTTGAAAGCAAGAACGGACAAGACTATCCTGAATACGAGAAATACATTTGCATCATTGAAAATCTCAAAAATTGGATAAAAATGAATGCAAACATCGAAATCAAAGAAATGCCTAAAATGGAATTGGCTTATGTGTCGAGTATTGGACCTCAAAATCTTGAAAAAGCTTATGGAAAGCTAATGCAATGGGCAACACTAAAAGGTCTGATGAATGACCAAACTAAAATGGTAACAATTTACCACGACAGTTTTAAAGTTACCCAAGCGGATAAAGTAAGAATGAGTGCCTGTATTTTGTTGAACAAACCTACCGAAACCAAAGGCGAAATTGGAACGACCTCAATAGAAAACGGAAAGTGCATAGTTGGCAATTTTGAAATTGGATTAAATGAATTTGAGAAGTCTTGGACGGGTTTATTTTTATGGATGAACGAAAACGGATATAAAAAAGCTGATAGGGAACCTTTTGAGATTTATCATAACAATTTTAATGAGCATCCCGAAAGTAAAGCTATAGTTGACTTTTGCATACCAATCGAATAA
- a CDS encoding IS91 family transposase — translation MSHTENSKQKIEVADVVRSCQDDIATKLRLNKEQQKAIEAITRCRTSEAGGHIAYCNNSSCSYSQQSYNSCRNRHCPKCQYLKQQQWVNKLTSRLMPGRYFHIVFTIPRELHPLFYINQQACYDLLFRSASQALQNAGRNPSFLGADVGALCVLHTWGQTLMYHPHIHMLVPAGGLSTDGMEWVASPKKFFVPVKALSGMFRGILVKQLEKLLIKEKLRLPKEFEGAQMLKSELYSKRWNVYCKKAFGGINSVLQYLGRYTHRVAISNNRLTSLSDKQVSFTYKDYRQNSKQKQMTLNQLEFVRRFIHHVLPSGFFKIRYVGILATVHIHGKREQVIALVGENMWLSNLEGLTSYEVLRALIGKDPCICPKCNKGIMVRTRILHQLE, via the coding sequence ATGAGTCACACCGAAAATAGTAAACAGAAAATAGAAGTGGCCGATGTTGTGAGGAGCTGTCAAGATGATATTGCTACCAAGTTAAGGTTGAACAAAGAACAACAAAAAGCTATTGAAGCTATAACAAGGTGCCGTACATCAGAAGCAGGCGGTCATATTGCGTATTGTAATAACAGCAGCTGTAGTTACAGTCAACAGTCCTATAACTCTTGTCGCAATAGACATTGCCCCAAGTGTCAGTATTTAAAGCAGCAGCAATGGGTCAATAAGCTCACTAGTCGATTAATGCCCGGACGCTACTTTCATATTGTATTTACCATACCAAGGGAGCTACATCCATTGTTTTACATCAACCAACAAGCATGTTATGACTTACTGTTTCGTTCTGCCTCCCAAGCTTTACAAAATGCAGGACGCAATCCTTCATTTTTAGGTGCTGATGTTGGAGCACTATGTGTACTGCATACCTGGGGGCAAACATTAATGTATCATCCCCATATTCATATGCTGGTTCCCGCTGGCGGCCTGTCTACGGATGGTATGGAATGGGTTGCTTCGCCCAAGAAGTTCTTTGTGCCCGTAAAGGCATTGTCTGGCATGTTTAGAGGTATACTAGTTAAGCAACTCGAAAAACTACTGATCAAGGAAAAACTGAGGTTACCTAAGGAGTTTGAAGGAGCTCAAATGTTGAAATCAGAACTGTACAGTAAACGATGGAATGTATACTGTAAAAAGGCGTTTGGGGGTATCAACAGTGTATTACAATACTTGGGCAGATACACCCATCGGGTAGCTATATCTAATAATAGGCTAACATCTTTATCGGACAAGCAAGTGAGCTTTACCTATAAAGATTACAGACAAAATAGCAAGCAAAAACAAATGACCTTAAATCAACTTGAATTTGTGAGGCGTTTTATACATCACGTCTTACCTAGCGGATTCTTTAAAATCAGATATGTTGGCATACTTGCAACGGTACATATACATGGTAAACGAGAACAGGTAATTGCACTAGTGGGTGAAAATATGTGGTTGTCAAACCTCGAAGGCCTTACCTCATATGAAGTGTTAAGAGCATTAATAGGAAAGGATCCTTGCATATGCCCCAAATGCAATAAAGGCATAATGGTTCGCACAAGGATATTGCACCAACTAGAATGA
- a CDS encoding group II intron maturase-specific domain-containing protein: MKSRSKLFANIRELLAKRRHWKIEPLLYKLNSLLIGWLNYFSISKVTHIWETIKVIIKHLDYKLFKWLKSKGRKAHKSLRQRPYSTFVQSKRLLDLEKYARLKTLAKAQ; encoded by the coding sequence ATGAAATCAAGGAGTAAACTCTTTGCCAACATTCGTGAGCTTTTAGCAAAACGTAGGCATTGGAAGATTGAACCTTTGCTTTACAAGCTCAACTCATTATTAATAGGTTGGCTTAATTATTTCTCTATAAGTAAGGTAACGCACATTTGGGAAACCATAAAGGTTATCATCAAACACTTGGATTATAAACTATTTAAATGGCTCAAAAGCAAAGGACGTAAAGCGCACAAGTCGCTTCGCCAGCGACCATACAGTACTTTTGTACAAAGCAAAAGGCTGTTAGACTTGGAAAAGTATGCACGCTTGAAAACCCTTGCGAAAGCTCAATGA